A part of Helicobacter fennelliae genomic DNA contains:
- a CDS encoding DUF6402 family protein: protein MDYIYCHSISDTNFGIEYKLKSEENSNQAIALYALSGKFQIYYVLDSFEVERINEKEIAIYPTQIKAYIDDSFDFRDQNHTFDDNGSIKELGQPVGAWDYKEVRFDKDVSEQQMNKYAEKSGTFSANNVGAFFFLSLRTNTAITKKEYLDYKQINIYPIYNQDYQQTQTYFHIGCDFLVTSKTFKDIVVPQDANLKRIFKIIIKDF from the coding sequence GTGGATTACATATACTGTCATAGCATCTCTGACACTAACTTTGGGATAGAATATAAACTAAAATCTGAAGAAAACTCAAACCAAGCCATAGCTCTTTATGCACTCTCTGGTAAATTCCAAATTTATTATGTGCTAGATAGTTTTGAAGTAGAGAGAATCAATGAAAAAGAAATAGCTATCTATCCCACACAGATAAAGGCTTATATTGATGATAGCTTTGATTTTAGAGACCAAAACCATACTTTTGATGATAATGGGAGTATAAAAGAATTAGGACAGCCTGTGGGTGCTTGGGATTATAAAGAGGTGAGATTTGATAAAGATGTTTCGGAACAACAGATGAATAAATATGCAGAAAAAAGCGGAACATTTAGTGCAAATAATGTTGGCGCATTTTTCTTTCTTTCTCTTCGAACAAATACCGCTATAACTAAAAAAGAATATTTAGACTATAAGCAAATAAATATCTATCCAATTTACAATCAAGACTATCAACAAACTCAAACATACTTTCATATAGGTTGCGATTTTCTAGTAACAAGTAAGACTTTTAAGGATATAGTAGTTCCACAAGATGCTAACTTAAAAAGAATATTTAAAATAATAATAAAGGATTTTTGA
- a CDS encoding DUF6402 family protein translates to MKTLEKEISIYPTQIKAYIFDGFDFIGTPEQFVGAWDYEKMEFIAGGSIWQGYFKDNAVDVANKLPFVNLERNSAKDLKEVIMRNQDYQNTQTYFNLGLDFRILTSTFKNIEVFPLSMPIQIGID, encoded by the coding sequence ATGAAAACCTTAGAAAAAGAAATATCCATATATCCCACACAGATAAAGGCTTATATCTTTGATGGCTTTGATTTCATAGGCACACCAGAGCAGTTTGTAGGTGCTTGGGATTATGAGAAAATGGAGTTTATCGCGGGTGGTAGCATTTGGCAGGGGTATTTCAAGGATAATGCTGTTGATGTGGCAAATAAACTGCCGTTTGTGAACTTAGAAAGAAATAGTGCAAAGGACTTAAAAGAGGTTATAATGAGAAACCAAGATTATCAAAATACTCAAACATATTTCAATTTAGGCTTAGATTTTAGAATCCTTACTTCTACATTTAAGAATATAGAGGTGTTCCCTTTATCAATGCCTATTCAAATAGGAATAGATTAA